A region of Micromonospora sp. WMMD882 DNA encodes the following proteins:
- a CDS encoding DUF6410 domain-containing protein yields the protein MTRDVRATATAVGPAGATTPDFVIGRDVGVVARWFRIAYGLIAAASLWYRVGDALDASGLAMMAVWFVAVAAAYTALVWFFGRVERFRGISPWIPSALLQLPMMLYPMGLGSAPLHQALAVYTTTGVLLCGMMRYGGLEVAALPMLLLRRRSRLYSPFNTIDIVEQAFRRSPSRGVMWATALALTVFVVVEYWWVGLTLSVPPARNLLGEGIRLPGFWALLLVAPAVWFAVLAARDRDRWRDTPPGRRWPWLAAATLLLLVPLLGARQVPDALWAIIMFVGLIVGLVTLVRLPFRRAAARPRPDLDVAPSH from the coding sequence ATGACCCGTGACGTCCGCGCCACCGCCACCGCGGTGGGCCCGGCCGGGGCGACGACCCCGGACTTCGTGATCGGCCGCGACGTCGGCGTCGTCGCCCGCTGGTTCCGGATCGCCTACGGCCTGATCGCGGCAGCCAGCCTCTGGTACCGCGTCGGCGACGCCCTCGACGCCTCCGGCCTGGCCATGATGGCCGTCTGGTTCGTGGCGGTGGCCGCCGCCTACACCGCGCTGGTCTGGTTCTTCGGCCGGGTCGAACGCTTCCGGGGCATCAGCCCCTGGATCCCGTCCGCCCTGCTCCAGCTCCCGATGATGCTCTACCCGATGGGGCTGGGCTCGGCCCCGCTGCACCAGGCGCTGGCCGTCTACACCACCACCGGCGTCCTGCTCTGCGGGATGATGCGCTACGGCGGGCTGGAGGTCGCCGCCCTGCCGATGCTGCTGCTGCGCCGCCGGTCCCGCCTCTACAGTCCGTTCAACACCATCGATATCGTCGAGCAGGCGTTCCGCCGGTCGCCGTCGCGGGGCGTCATGTGGGCGACCGCGCTCGCGTTGACCGTCTTCGTCGTCGTCGAGTACTGGTGGGTGGGGCTGACCCTCAGCGTCCCGCCGGCACGGAACCTGCTCGGCGAGGGCATCCGGCTGCCCGGCTTCTGGGCCCTGCTGCTGGTGGCGCCGGCGGTCTGGTTCGCCGTACTCGCCGCGCGGGACCGGGACCGGTGGCGTGACACGCCGCCGGGGCGACGCTGGCCGTGGCTGGCCGCGGCGACCCTGTTGCTGCTCGTCCCGCTGCTCGGCGCCCGGCAGGTGCCGGACGCGCTCTGGGCGATCATCATGTTCGTCGGCCTGATCGTCGGCCTGGTCACCCTGGTCCGTCTGCCGTTCCGGCGCGCCGCCGCCCGACCCCGCCCCGACCTGGACGTCGCCCCGTCCCACTGA
- a CDS encoding acyltransferase domain-containing protein — MAATDAAIVCWAAGPVAPGPTEGTEPTNDMGNVDHVGLVNHTGSAKHLGHADTPTAVPDRLGAAVAAVLGQLGPAVRRGRRTVLVLAGAPAAPHPSPSPWRAAPSPSPWRAAPPPGVDAVVVVPRLCAALRHAVTLLADAEADLALLATELDDEPGRWLVVALRRSAEAWHPDTPPLAVVRATDDLTAVDRSRCGVLRPGDLRRMLAAGCAAPNQVADHRAPTAVALPDTVRRGHAVLLLPPAGPTRPAGDPLLVRWSARDGAAEERLCRAMGRLARFDGDLFGDDRRRVESLARHAASRATSPVGVRGAVVAATAAEAADALDRRRPVTPQGRPVALLFPGQGAQYPRMGAGLYEHDPVFTAAMDTFFALWGDGGDRLRAEWLSADPDVPFDDGSRAQPLLFAVGYALGAMVRAWGVRPVALLGHSAGEMVAATLGGAFSLPAAVALMRARVTEVLRTPPGGMLAVAATADELQPYLSLDPTGQVAVAAVNAPRQTMLAGPDEALAVVREKLREQGYVCRLARARQAFHSPAVHEASLATRPAVEAARPGPPVDTVYSAYTGRKLDDATAGDPAFWTTQIADPVLFWPALDALLGTGELLLVEAGAGQGLTNVARQHRAVRSKASDVLGLLPAAPGAPAADRRAALTVAARLWTEGHDLRWDAVDGLAARRA; from the coding sequence ATGGCAGCGACTGACGCCGCGATCGTGTGCTGGGCTGCCGGCCCGGTGGCACCGGGACCGACCGAGGGCACCGAGCCCACCAACGACATGGGGAACGTCGACCACGTCGGACTCGTCAACCACACCGGATCCGCCAAACATCTCGGACACGCCGACACCCCGACCGCCGTGCCCGACCGGCTCGGTGCGGCCGTCGCGGCCGTGCTCGGGCAGCTCGGCCCGGCCGTACGGCGTGGCCGGCGTACCGTGCTCGTGCTGGCCGGCGCCCCGGCGGCGCCCCACCCGTCGCCGTCACCGTGGCGGGCAGCGCCGTCGCCGTCACCGTGGCGGGCAGCGCCGCCGCCGGGAGTAGACGCCGTGGTCGTCGTACCCCGGCTCTGCGCGGCGCTGCGTCACGCGGTCACGTTGCTGGCCGACGCGGAGGCCGACCTCGCCCTGCTCGCCACCGAGCTCGACGACGAGCCGGGCCGCTGGCTGGTCGTGGCGTTGCGCCGCAGCGCCGAAGCGTGGCATCCGGACACCCCGCCGCTGGCCGTCGTCCGGGCGACCGACGACCTCACCGCTGTCGACAGGTCCCGGTGCGGCGTGCTGCGCCCCGGCGACCTGCGGCGGATGCTCGCCGCCGGATGCGCCGCCCCGAACCAGGTCGCCGACCACCGCGCGCCCACCGCTGTCGCGCTGCCGGACACCGTGCGTCGGGGACACGCGGTGCTGCTCCTGCCGCCTGCGGGGCCGACCCGCCCGGCCGGCGACCCGCTGCTGGTGCGCTGGTCGGCGCGGGACGGGGCCGCCGAGGAGCGGCTGTGCCGGGCGATGGGCCGACTGGCCCGCTTCGACGGTGACCTGTTCGGCGACGACCGGCGGCGGGTCGAGAGCCTGGCCCGGCACGCGGCGTCCCGGGCCACCTCCCCGGTCGGGGTACGCGGCGCGGTCGTCGCGGCCACCGCCGCCGAGGCGGCCGACGCGCTGGACCGACGTCGGCCGGTCACGCCGCAGGGGCGGCCGGTGGCGTTGCTCTTCCCCGGGCAGGGCGCGCAGTACCCCCGGATGGGCGCCGGACTGTACGAGCACGACCCGGTCTTCACCGCCGCCATGGACACGTTCTTCGCGCTGTGGGGCGACGGCGGCGACCGGCTGCGCGCCGAGTGGCTCTCCGCCGACCCGGACGTCCCCTTCGACGACGGCTCCCGCGCCCAGCCGCTGCTGTTCGCCGTCGGCTACGCGCTCGGCGCGATGGTCCGCGCCTGGGGGGTACGGCCGGTGGCCCTGCTCGGGCACAGCGCCGGGGAGATGGTCGCCGCCACCCTCGGCGGCGCGTTCAGCCTGCCCGCCGCCGTCGCGCTGATGCGGGCCCGGGTGACCGAGGTGCTGCGGACCCCGCCGGGCGGCATGCTCGCCGTCGCCGCCACCGCCGACGAGCTCCAGCCGTACCTGAGCCTGGACCCGACCGGGCAGGTCGCCGTCGCCGCCGTGAACGCGCCCCGGCAGACCATGCTGGCCGGCCCGGACGAGGCCCTCGCCGTGGTCCGGGAGAAACTGCGCGAACAGGGGTACGTCTGCCGGCTCGCCAGGGCCCGTCAGGCGTTCCACAGTCCGGCCGTGCACGAGGCGTCCCTGGCCACCCGGCCGGCCGTCGAGGCGGCCCGGCCCGGCCCGCCGGTGGACACCGTCTACTCCGCGTACACCGGCCGGAAGCTGGACGACGCGACGGCCGGCGACCCGGCGTTCTGGACCACCCAGATCGCCGACCCGGTGCTGTTCTGGCCGGCGCTGGACGCGCTGCTCGGCACCGGCGAGCTGCTGCTCGTGGAGGCCGGCGCCGGTCAGGGGCTGACCAACGTGGCCCGCCAGCACCGGGCGGTGCGGTCGAAGGCCAGCGACGTGCTGGGGCTGCTGCCCGCCGCGCCCGGCGCCCCGGCAGCGGACCGCCGGGCGGCGCTGACCGTGGCGGCGCGGCTCTGGACCGAGGGCCACGACCTGCGCTGGGACGCGGTGGACGGCCTCGCCGCCCGCCGCGCCTGA
- a CDS encoding DUF1772 domain-containing protein, which produces MSWTQFLVPVTLVGTGMAAGGLMITVLGGVPLLLRLPTDQYVPIHQFLVTRFDPFMPICMITSLVVDLLLTVLVDEPLSRIGFGVAAVLLLGAMVISLTRNVPINRWLRTLDPQRLPDNFDEINPRVRWGNWNSVRTVLVVTALATSAIAVGPLL; this is translated from the coding sequence ATGAGCTGGACCCAGTTCCTGGTCCCCGTCACGCTGGTGGGTACTGGAATGGCTGCCGGTGGGCTGATGATCACCGTCCTCGGCGGGGTGCCGCTGCTGCTCCGGCTGCCGACCGACCAGTACGTGCCGATCCACCAGTTCCTGGTGACCCGCTTCGATCCGTTCATGCCGATCTGCATGATCACGTCACTGGTGGTGGACCTGCTGCTCACCGTGCTGGTGGACGAGCCGCTTTCCCGGATCGGCTTCGGGGTGGCCGCAGTGCTACTGCTCGGCGCGATGGTCATCTCGCTGACCAGGAACGTCCCGATCAACCGCTGGCTCAGGACCCTCGACCCGCAGCGGTTGCCGGACAACTTCGACGAGATCAACCCGCGGGTCCGCTGGGGCAACTGGAACTCGGTGCGCACGGTCCTCGTCGTCACCGCCCTGGCCACCAGCGCGATCGCCGTCGGCCCGCTGCTCTGA
- a CDS encoding multicopper oxidase family protein has product MLFESYLNYDIEAALFLTLLWGTTAVLVARRPRHRSDRRGRRRATFLLTLVAIGMLLVAGRITTTVLMGGFGYLFVADRVAVALPLVVLPAVAVLLLSVPRWRAHRREPSAGTRLATFAPQAVVPVQATALGALLGFVTAILVTMGPPQLVPILTVHTGYLTVVALLWLWHAYRFRVASNGGPVRRSLPVRALRAVAVATAFVLLLVGGLSWAAGTTTLPGRINMADHAHGAAYSAAGPHGAHAGLAVSVADLTGPRAETPDRRYTLVAEAKKLRLASGREVDAWLFNGQSPGPELRVKRGELIEVTVVNKVPDTNVSVHWHGVDVPNAEDGVAGVTQDAIRPGGTHVYRFRPDEVGTHWYHSHQQSSIQVKKGLFGPLIIEPEQTDLAPGTQDVVVAAHTWYDGALPLEPPALFGTIDRLERRRTAPGVPVRLRLVNTDGATHRYSLTGTPFKVVAIDGNPVNAPTDVSGEQLVIGGGGRYDVEFTMPARPVRLTELRRYGSELRVVEGGLLLSADGTGDIAPDKPQDAFDPTTYGSPAPTPFGPDSTFTRTHSLVFDNELWFYDGRFTVVWASNGKAFPDAPSLVVREGDLVKVRFANRSHFDHPMHLHGHHVLVLSRNGRPATGSPLWLDTVNVEVGEIWEVAFKADNPGLWMDHCHNLDHAAAGMMSHVVYEGVTTPYEVGHDTPNELE; this is encoded by the coding sequence GTGCTGTTCGAAAGCTATCTCAACTACGACATCGAGGCCGCGTTGTTCCTCACCCTGCTGTGGGGCACGACGGCGGTCCTGGTGGCGCGCCGACCGCGTCACCGTTCCGACCGGCGGGGCCGCCGTCGCGCCACCTTCCTGTTGACGCTGGTCGCCATCGGGATGCTGCTGGTCGCCGGCCGGATCACCACCACCGTGCTGATGGGCGGCTTCGGCTACCTGTTCGTCGCCGACCGGGTCGCGGTGGCGCTGCCCCTGGTGGTGCTGCCGGCTGTCGCGGTGCTGCTGCTGTCCGTGCCACGCTGGCGGGCCCACCGGCGGGAACCGTCGGCCGGGACCCGGCTGGCCACGTTCGCCCCGCAGGCGGTGGTACCGGTCCAGGCCACCGCGCTCGGCGCGCTGCTCGGCTTCGTCACCGCCATCCTGGTCACCATGGGACCGCCGCAGCTCGTCCCGATCCTCACCGTCCACACCGGCTACCTGACCGTGGTGGCGCTGCTCTGGCTGTGGCACGCGTACCGGTTCCGGGTGGCGTCGAACGGCGGGCCGGTCCGCCGGTCGCTACCGGTGCGGGCGCTGCGCGCGGTCGCCGTCGCCACCGCGTTCGTGCTGCTCCTGGTCGGTGGCCTGAGCTGGGCGGCCGGCACGACCACGCTGCCCGGCCGCATCAACATGGCCGATCACGCGCACGGCGCGGCGTACTCGGCGGCCGGCCCGCACGGCGCGCACGCCGGCCTTGCGGTGAGCGTGGCCGACCTGACCGGCCCGCGCGCCGAGACCCCCGACCGCCGGTACACCCTGGTCGCCGAGGCGAAGAAGCTGCGGCTGGCCTCCGGCCGGGAGGTCGACGCGTGGCTGTTCAACGGCCAGAGCCCCGGCCCGGAGCTGCGGGTCAAGCGCGGTGAGCTGATCGAGGTCACCGTGGTCAACAAGGTGCCGGACACCAACGTGTCGGTGCACTGGCACGGCGTGGACGTGCCCAACGCCGAGGACGGCGTCGCCGGGGTCACCCAGGACGCGATCCGTCCGGGCGGCACGCACGTCTACCGGTTCCGCCCCGACGAGGTCGGCACCCACTGGTACCACTCCCACCAGCAGTCCTCGATCCAGGTGAAGAAGGGCCTGTTCGGGCCGCTGATCATCGAACCGGAGCAGACCGACCTGGCCCCCGGCACGCAGGACGTCGTCGTCGCCGCCCACACCTGGTACGACGGCGCGCTGCCCCTGGAGCCGCCGGCCCTGTTCGGCACGATCGACCGGCTCGAACGGCGTCGGACGGCCCCCGGCGTCCCGGTCCGGCTGCGGCTGGTCAACACCGACGGGGCGACCCACCGGTACTCGCTGACCGGCACCCCGTTCAAGGTGGTGGCGATCGACGGCAACCCGGTCAACGCGCCGACCGACGTCAGCGGCGAGCAGCTCGTCATCGGCGGCGGCGGCCGGTACGACGTCGAGTTCACCATGCCGGCGCGGCCGGTCCGCCTCACCGAGCTGCGCCGCTACGGCAGCGAGCTGCGGGTCGTCGAGGGCGGCCTGCTGCTCAGCGCCGACGGCACCGGCGACATCGCGCCGGACAAGCCGCAGGACGCCTTCGACCCGACCACGTACGGCTCACCGGCGCCCACCCCGTTCGGCCCGGACAGCACCTTCACCAGGACGCACTCGCTGGTCTTCGACAACGAGCTGTGGTTCTACGACGGGAGGTTCACGGTGGTCTGGGCCAGCAACGGCAAGGCGTTCCCGGACGCCCCGTCGCTCGTCGTCCGCGAGGGTGACCTGGTGAAGGTGCGGTTCGCCAACCGCAGCCACTTCGACCACCCGATGCACCTGCACGGCCATCACGTGCTGGTGCTCAGCCGCAACGGCAGACCGGCCACCGGCAGCCCACTCTGGCTGGACACCGTCAACGTCGAGGTGGGCGAGATCTGGGAGGTGGCCTTCAAGGCCGACAACCCGGGCCTGTGGATGGACCACTGCCACAACCTCGACCACGCGGCCGCCGGCATGATGTCGCACGTCGTCTACGAGGGCGTCACCACCCCGTACGAGGTCGGCCACGACACCCCCAACGAACTGGAGTGA